One segment of Candidatus Zixiibacteriota bacterium DNA contains the following:
- a CDS encoding CBS domain-containing protein, whose protein sequence is MATKRAGDIMIPLDQYPHIPYWFTLRQAIAEIELSTIEYDGRKSLPRALLVFDEKYELVGVLRRRDILGGLEPRFAQRRSSTPEGQRHWFDIDVDPNLLDLSNGASTEMMQKQSELQVEEFMQPIGDTVDVNDPLAKVVYKMLNTDVALLPVLRDQKVVGVVRSVDVFHEVAGQLL, encoded by the coding sequence ATGGCTACCAAACGGGCTGGGGACATCATGATCCCGCTGGATCAGTACCCGCATATTCCCTATTGGTTTACGTTGCGCCAGGCGATTGCCGAAATCGAGTTGTCGACGATCGAATACGACGGTCGGAAGTCTTTGCCCCGCGCCCTGCTGGTGTTTGATGAGAAATACGAATTGGTGGGGGTTCTTCGACGACGTGATATTCTCGGCGGACTGGAGCCGCGCTTCGCGCAAAGGCGATCATCGACACCGGAAGGTCAGCGTCACTGGTTCGATATCGACGTTGATCCCAACCTCCTCGACCTGTCGAACGGCGCCTCGACCGAAATGATGCAGAAGCAGTCGGAACTGCAGGTGGAGGAATTCATGCAGCCGATCGGCGATACGGTCGATGTGAATGATCCTCTCGCAAAAGTCGTCTACAAGATGCTCAATACCGATGTTGCGCTGTTGCCGGTGCTGCGCGACCAGAAAGTCGTGGGTGTGGTGCGCTCCGTGGATGTGTTCCACGAGGTTGCCGGTCAACTGCTGTGA